In Sedimentibacter sp. MB31-C6, one genomic interval encodes:
- the mreC gene encoding rod shape-determining protein MreC — translation MYFIKKHLKKFLFYLTILILIILIGLSSVGRFADINIGFLGNLISSLQKVTYNIGQTLTSSFYSVQEIVKMREENLLLTEKVHELQEQVRILENVVNKSEAVEAEYEMKKNLEHDYVVGQVIGLDNSNWFSRFTIDKGENDGLKKNDIVIHAVESENGVIQVGLVGLITETSSNWSKVITILDETCRISFRDIDNEESGIVQGSIDGTVTGYFFNSKARANVGEQLVTSGIGEVYIPDIYIGTITDVVQTTDASTQRIVVKSAVEFTKLNKVFVLMVDR, via the coding sequence ATGTATTTTATTAAAAAACATCTAAAAAAATTTTTGTTTTATCTAACAATTTTGATATTAATAATTTTAATTGGGTTATCGTCAGTAGGACGATTTGCAGATATTAATATAGGTTTCCTAGGAAACCTTATATCTAGTCTGCAAAAAGTTACTTATAACATTGGACAAACATTGACTAGTTCCTTTTATTCTGTTCAGGAAATAGTAAAAATGCGTGAAGAAAACTTATTATTAACTGAAAAGGTTCACGAATTGCAGGAACAGGTTAGAATACTTGAAAATGTTGTAAATAAATCTGAAGCAGTTGAAGCTGAATATGAAATGAAGAAAAATTTAGAACATGATTATGTTGTAGGTCAGGTTATTGGTTTAGATAATTCTAATTGGTTTAGTCGCTTTACAATTGATAAAGGTGAGAATGATGGATTAAAGAAAAATGATATAGTAATTCATGCTGTAGAAAGTGAAAATGGTGTTATTCAAGTTGGACTAGTTGGCTTAATTACAGAAACTTCTTCTAATTGGTCAAAGGTTATTACAATTCTTGATGAAACTTGCAGAATAAGTTTTAGGGATATTGACAATGAAGAAAGCGGAATAGTTCAAGGAAGCATAGATGGTACTGTAACAGGATACTTTTTTAATAGTAAGGCTAGGGCAAATGTGGGCGAGCAATTAGTAACTTCTGGCATAGGTGAAGTATATATACCAGATATTTATATTGGAACAATTACAGATGTAGTACAAACAACAGATGCATCTACTCAAAGGATAGTAGTAAAATCAGCAGTAGAATTTACTAAATTAAATAAAGTATTTGTCTTAATGGTAGACAGATAG
- a CDS encoding rod shape-determining protein, which translates to MDLFTQKIGIDLGTSNTLVYVKGKGIIVNEPSVVAIKTNFNQVCAVGQDAKDMIDRTPASINAIRPLQNGVIADFEITRSMIKYFIDKALNNRRFIKSNIVICVPVGVTSIEKRAVEEVAYDAGARKVKLVEEPMAAAIGAGLNVEQPIGNMIVDIGGGTTEIAVVSLGGIVVSDSLRIAGDDMDVNIKDYIKLKYKMDIGLVTAEKIKKVLGNASNEYYNQKTEKRVKDMVLDDSLETVEEKIVENVTIMDIRGRDIVSGLPLKITITHDEVREAILETINNVVNAIKRVLEKTPPELASDLFTNGIFLTGGGALLKGLDRYIEKESGLKVYIADNPLSCVVLGAGKICENM; encoded by the coding sequence ATGGATTTATTTACACAAAAAATAGGTATAGATTTAGGTACATCAAATACATTAGTTTATGTTAAAGGTAAGGGAATAATTGTTAACGAACCATCTGTAGTGGCGATAAAAACAAATTTTAATCAGGTTTGTGCAGTAGGTCAAGATGCTAAAGATATGATTGATAGAACACCTGCTTCAATTAACGCAATAAGGCCTTTGCAAAATGGCGTAATTGCAGATTTCGAGATTACAAGGTCTATGATAAAATATTTCATAGATAAAGCTTTAAATAACAGACGTTTTATAAAATCAAATATTGTTATATGTGTACCAGTAGGCGTTACTTCAATAGAAAAGAGAGCTGTAGAAGAAGTAGCATATGATGCTGGTGCAAGAAAAGTAAAACTTGTTGAAGAACCAATGGCAGCAGCTATTGGGGCAGGTTTGAATGTTGAACAACCAATTGGAAATATGATTGTTGATATAGGTGGCGGAACTACTGAAATAGCTGTTGTATCTTTAGGAGGTATAGTAGTTAGTGATTCTTTGAGAATTGCTGGAGATGATATGGATGTTAATATTAAGGATTATATAAAATTAAAATATAAAATGGATATTGGATTAGTAACAGCAGAAAAAATAAAAAAAGTTTTAGGTAATGCAAGTAATGAATACTATAATCAAAAAACAGAAAAAAGAGTAAAAGATATGGTATTAGACGATAGTTTAGAGACAGTGGAAGAAAAGATTGTAGAGAATGTTACAATTATGGATATTAGAGGAAGAGATATAGTATCAGGGTTACCTTTGAAAATTACAATAACACATGATGAAGTAAGGGAAGCAATTTTGGAAACAATAAATAATGTTGTAAATGCAATAAAAAGGGTTCTTGAAAAAACACCACCAGAATTAGCATCGGATTTATTTACAAATGGTATATTTTTAACTGGTGGAGGAGCATTGCTTAAAGGATTAGACCGTTATATTGAAAAAGAATCAGGATTAAAAGTATATATTGCAGATAATCCGTTATCATGCGTAGTTCTTGGGGCAGGAAAAATATGTGAAAATATGTAA
- the mreD gene encoding rod shape-determining protein MreD, translating to MKKISIMTAIIVINFILQTSFYNFVDLLGVIPNISLILVVIFAIMTGGVTGSFFGLLTGFLYDVMLYDVFGIYSLIYFIIGALVGYHSEEVNRENYVLYCIITVISTVFMHVFLYIILFFLKYNLVSVGIMFRTLTIEIVLNTVFTVLILKFVILLFERISVK from the coding sequence ATGAAAAAAATCAGTATAATGACTGCTATTATTGTTATAAATTTTATCCTTCAAACTTCTTTTTACAACTTTGTAGATTTATTGGGAGTTATACCTAATATCTCATTAATATTAGTTGTTATTTTTGCTATAATGACTGGAGGTGTAACTGGCAGCTTTTTTGGGTTGCTTACAGGTTTTTTATACGATGTTATGTTATATGATGTATTTGGTATTTATTCATTGATTTATTTTATTATAGGAGCTTTAGTAGGATATCATAGTGAAGAGGTAAATAGAGAAAATTATGTACTATATTGTATAATCACAGTAATTTCTACAGTATTTATGCATGTGTTTTTATATATAATTCTATTTTTTCTTAAATACAATTTAGTAAGTGTAGGTATAATGTTTAGGACACTAACAATTGAAATAGTTTTAAATACTGTTTTTACAGTATTGATTTTAAAATTTGTAATACTCTTATTTGAGCGAATTAGTGTGAAATAG
- the radC gene encoding RadC family protein, with amino-acid sequence MDNTNYTIKSIPAEDRPQEKLLKYGASVLTNSELIAVVLRTGSKKENVIMLAQRLLMEDGKGLRNISEGTLENFKKYKGINNVKAAKLLAVVELSKRISTLKIDKIKITSPNDAAIVMMEELRYCKKEYFKIIILDTKNNIIKVPQISEGSLNSSIVHPREVFIEAIKSSSSSIILVHNHPSGEVEPSHEDIVLTNRLVECGKIIGIKVIDHIIIGDGIFFSFKEDGLI; translated from the coding sequence ATGGACAATACTAATTATACCATTAAGTCAATACCTGCCGAAGATAGACCACAGGAAAAATTGCTAAAGTATGGAGCTAGTGTTTTGACTAATTCAGAATTAATTGCAGTAGTTTTAAGAACTGGAAGCAAAAAAGAAAATGTTATAATGTTAGCACAAAGATTATTAATGGAGGATGGAAAAGGGTTAAGAAATATTTCTGAAGGAACATTAGAAAATTTCAAGAAATATAAAGGGATTAATAATGTTAAGGCAGCTAAACTTTTAGCGGTTGTTGAACTTAGTAAAAGAATAAGTACATTAAAAATAGATAAGATAAAAATAACTTCACCTAACGATGCAGCTATTGTTATGATGGAGGAATTACGTTATTGCAAAAAAGAATATTTTAAAATTATAATTTTAGATACAAAAAACAATATAATAAAAGTTCCACAAATTTCTGAAGGTAGTCTTAATAGTTCTATAGTTCATCCAAGAGAAGTATTTATAGAAGCTATTAAAAGCTCCTCCTCATCAATTATACTAGTCCATAATCATCCTAGTGGTGAAGTGGAGCCTAGTCACGAGGATATTGTACTGACAAACAGGTTAGTTGAATGCGGGAAAATTATAGGTATTAAGGTTATTGATCACATAATAATAGGTGATGGAATATTTTTTAGTTTTAAAGAAGACGGTTTAATATAA